GTTATCTCTGTGAAATTGATACTTGCAGGTAAAGGAGGAGTCGGGAGAGAACGCCCCAGTGCTGAGTGACGATGAACTCGTGTCAATGTCCGTCCGGGAGCTGAACCAGCACCTGAGAGGTCTCACGAAAGAAGAGGTCATCCGCCTGAAGCAGCGGAGGCGCACGCTCAAGAACCGGGGCTATGCTGCCAGCTGCCGCATCAAGCGTGTGACACAGAAGGAGGAGCTGGAGAGGCAGCGGGTTGAGCTACAGCAAGAGGTGGAGAAGCTGGCCCGAGAAAACAGCAGCATGAAGCTAGAGCTGGACGCCCTGCGCTCCAAGTACGAGGCATTGCAGACCTTTGCTCGTACCGTTGCACGGGGGCCTATTACCCCGACCAAAGTCGCCACCACTAGTGTCATCACCATTGTGAAATCAGCTGAAATCTCATCCAGTTCTGTGCCATTTTCAGCAGCATCCTAGTGCCCTAGATGGGGGAACTAGCAGCCTTTcggagggatggggaaagggcTCTTATGCACCGTTCCAGAGTCCTTGGTCACTTCAAGAATTGGCATTTTAACAATTCCTTCTCTTTCAAAAGtgcggaaaaaaaaaaatctacaaaggGAACGTAACTGGCTGCTCCTCTGTGAACTTAGTGGTTCCATGAAGCTCTTGTGGCTGGGATTTGAGCTCTGTACCTAGTATGagctttctcttcctcctcctccccctgcctccccaaccCCCTTTTGGCTGTGGGCAGCTTCCCAATTGGGAGAAGATACCGGAGGAGCCTTCGTGAATAATGTTCAAGAGCCAGGTAACAGATGGACTGTCAAAATCATGTGAGATGAATGTATAGAGAAGAGTTTCCTTCAGCggcatccaactcccattaaGAAGTTACCTCACCCCACCACCACGTTCATCTGTCATAGCAGTGGCAGAGAAATAAACTCTGAAGCAGAGTCCATTCCGCCATgcactggggggaggagaggagggttgGTCATACAGAGAGGGAATATGTTTGGGTCAGACCACACCAGTTAGGAAAAACCTTCCTGTCTTCAGCCCATACTGGTTACCAGTTTACATGTTTTAATACACCCCATACCTGTGTGGCCTATAAAGCTAAATTGCAGCCTCCCTTATACAAAGCCAAGTCTACCAAGAGCTCCTTCCCCAAGATGTGCCTGTAAATTGGGTATATTTATGCAGTTTATTTCTTCCAGATGATCCACAGGTTTGTAATAGTGGCTTATTCAAGGTTCCTTGACGCTCAAGGGAGGAAGGCACAGTACAATTTAAGAAGGGAGGTATGTTGCGGGGCATAGAGAGAAATACTAAAGTATTACTGGACTGAGGCAGAATTGGTTGCCATGATGGGAAGTTGTTCTTCTGGAAATCAGCACTGTGAAAACGTGTTTCTTTAGAGCATGCTAGAAAGATGTGTTAAAAGCATTGAACTAGCAAGAGGGCCGATAGTGTATGTGCAAGAAGATCAAAGCCAGCAGAAGCTCCTGGATAACAGAGGTAGTGGTGGTTAAAGCCTTTGCCTGTTAGAACAGTGGCCATCCCAACCTCAGGGGCCATGTATTCTGGTCTTTGCCAACAAGAGATAGAGTATGGGATGTTGGGTGGAAGCTGAAAAGGGGAAGAAAGATTCTTAACCCAATCTGTCATTAAAGCTGGGTTCCAAAGAGTAGAAAAACCTATAGTGTTTTGTGTTGAGGGGTTTGAGAGAACCTGTCTGACAACAACCCTGAAATTCAACATTTCTTGGGGGTGTTAATTATCCCAAGAGATGCATGGAGGGCAGGATTGGAATCGGTGGCTTTTGGGGGATGGTAAAATTGGGGTCGATAAGTAGGGCTTATGGTTCTGAAGGATAATTGGGAAGAGGTAATCATGGCTCAGCAATGGGCAGGAAAGGGGAAGCCAAATGGAGAAGAGTCTATTCTTTAACAGGACTGAAAAGACATTCTAAGGTTCCAGGTCTGAGTGAAAATAGCTGTGTTCGTGTTTGTGTGCTTGAAGTAGGAAAGAAAAGGGATTGCCTGGTGTTCCAGAGTAGGTCAAAGATTTGTGGGCTGTCAGATGCCTGTTCTAAAGCAGGTGAGAAGAGGTTGAGACTCCAGAAGTTTAAGATGATTGGAGGCGATGGCTAATGGTCATATTCGGAAGAGTTTGGTATACTAGTGTTCCAGAATAAAGTACAAAGGAGAAGATGGAGAAGAATGACTGGCGGTCTAGTTTAACTGAAAAGGATAAAGGAAGATGCTCCTATCATTGAAGAGGACAGAAAATTAGCATCCTAGGCCAGCATAGGATATTGTTTGTGAAGTTATCTTGTATCTTGAATTGCAAGAAGAATGCACAAGTTGAGTGAAGCCCTGTCTTTCTTCTAAAGACAAACACAAGTTGTTGGCTCACTTTTACCCAGTCACTGGAGTCTCTGGGTTTCCCAAGAAGGTACTTAAGTCAAGTAGTTGGAGAGGCAGAACCTGGTTCTCATTCAGTCCTAAACCTCTACACTGATGACTTTACTGAGCCATAGGATGTGTGAGAGTAATGCTTCCTTGATGGCTTTTACCCCACCAAATTCATCTCCTCCTGGAggaggcaaacaggaaattaccAGCAAATATAGTTCGGATGGTATTTAGCTCTACTTCTCCACCACTTCCTTACCATCTCCTAACAGGCAGATTGATGTCCTGCATACCAGTACCAGTTATTGGCTCCCCCAGCGGAAGctgaggaagagaagagaagacccTAAtcccttttcatgttctgtaacTCAAAAGTATTTGGAAATCTTCCcacatctctaaggtgccaccattAACACAGGCAATGTCTAGATTCCTAGCACTGTTGGGACTttaaaagagaaacagaaaaataTCCAGTGGACTTGGAAATGACCAAATGTTCCCCATTTCTAAAATAGCTCCATGAAAGTCTTGACATTCCTGAACAGATAAGACCACCCCCTCCACCTGGGGAATCCTTCACTGCACCAAGGAAATGAGATCAACTAGACAGGAGTGTAATGGGGAATTTAAACGTAATTCTGTGGGGTTCAGTTGCTGTTGGAATGAGATGAGGACTAGATCTGAGTTCTTCATTAGTACTTCCATTGTGGCTGAGTGTTTTCCAGTTCTCAGAAGTGTGCCAAAGGCTTGTCCAAGTGATTGCTGGTTTAGTGCTAGTAGGCACGTAGTCTGATCACTCAATCAAGAATGAGGCCTGGGTGTTATTAAAGCTGTTGATACCATAACCATGGTAGGTAATCCATATTGGATATCCATAAGGACCAcgtggaaatatttaaaaagagaaaaatatatatatatataaaaatatattatatacattttatCATACAGATTTTTcgtaattttttttccaagtttGATACTGTAAATCTTTACTAAAAGAAATTGCCAGTCCAGGGCTCCTTGGGTGGTGATTTGGGGGGAAAGGAGGTGTGCTGGTGGGTCAGAATTGCAAGGTAAAACAGAGGGAGGAACAATCTGAAAGCTGCTCACCACACTGGAGAGACAACTCCCTCTCCCTTCTTCCTCTGGGGTTTGTTTCTGTTCCGTCCTGCACTTGCAAATCTGATGCCCAGGGCAAAAGCCACATGAGGGGAATTGGGCCATTGCTTGCAGAATCACTAGGGGAGCCCTGTTGAAAAGGAGTGCTTCTCTCTCTTCCAACCCTCCTTCCACTCCCTCTTGTCTCTCCTCACTGCAGTAACTAGGGCTCCTTTCTCTCCCCTTATCTTTTCACACCACCGCGAGAGGGAAGCAATGAGTCTTAATTTCATGAGGATTAGGCTCCACTTCTGAACCCCAGGCCCAGCATTTTCCTCTGATACCCACAGTATGAAGGTGGGGACATTAGAAGCAGCCAGCGGCATGTCCCCTGACCCACAATTGGGGCGTTGTGGGATGTTTACATGGGGCAATAACAGGGGCTTCTCTGTGCTCTTGTATGTGCATTTGCTGTGCGCCTGACTGGGAATAGTTTCCCACTAGGGAAGCTCCGGAGCCCTTTGAAGCAAGTTAGCGTCTCTGACCTTGCCCAGCTATATCTTCTGCCTGAGGAAACAACATCTAAGGAGCAaaaggtttgtgtgttttgtaaTGCCACATCTCTCTGGGACAAGCGAGGGAAGGCAGCAGGCAAAATGAAtaatgggtgggaggggagagtgagtgGCAAGTTTATGTATTGCTGGGATACTGGGGCATTCAAGCTACTGTGCGACTCAAAGCCCAAGGAGGAGGaggcattttttttttctctcagatCATTTAATCTTTGTCCTGAttgttttcatttaaagaaaaaaaaacgtttgtaaTGTGGGTTTGTTTTCCTTTGTCATCTGTATTTCAGTCTGCTGGGGTGTTTCCGTAGATGGTGGatcttttgctttctttttttttaatggtagaTCTTCTGTTAAGTTTTTTATCACCAACTCATGCTATCCTCCGTGGTTATTCAGTAATTtcatttcaatatttatttttgtgctgctttttttattataaaataaattattgaTATACCGAGTAATGTGGATTCCTGTTTGTAAGGCGTATAGCCCTGTGTATGTGTCCATCACTTCCCCTTGACAGCCACAACGTAATTTATTGCTGTAAATTTAGCTGCAGTGACTGGTTTTTTGTACCTTTCCAATAAAGCATTTTCTGGTTTCAGAGTTGTGCTGGGTGTATGGTCAGCATTTTGGAGCCTGAATTAATCTTCACTAGAGCACTTTTCTTAAACCTAATCTTTTATTTCAGCCTGTACATTATATAGCTCGTTGGGGCctcctattaaaaaaaaccctgtgtcTTTAAAAGGCAGGCTGGGCATGTGCAGGTGTTACTCTGCTAAGGCCTGGGGAGGAGCTGCAGGAGAGCTGGATTTCTTGGCCATGTAGCAGCAAACTGTTAAAAGAGCAGCTTAGCACAGGGGTAGTCAACTCACCCCATCTCAAAGCCTTGATTTAGGTGCTTCAGGGAGCTAGCGTGAACTCCACTCCCTTCATAacaggcttccccctccccccctgacAATTTTTGGTGCCCTGGTCATTTTTGACGTGGCATCTGCTTGTTCAGTATCTTCCCTGGCCCACTTGCTTCTACTTTCATGATTCATCTGGGGGgcgcggggggagagagagtgagtgtgtgtgttccTCTATACCAAGCTGCACTTTTTGCATATTCACAGTGGTCTCTAGCCATGCAGTCTCCACCTATAGTCAATAGGCATTGTTTGTACTTTGATGGGAAGCCCCCCAGGAACCAGCATGTGCTAGCACTTCAGTAGGTTATATTCTTCTGTCTCAGTCAACAGGGACCCAGTTAAAGTGCTGGCAGTACGTTAGCTACTCTACAAGACAGCTCCTATCCTGGAGAGCTTACACCGTAGAATGGTTTTTCCTCAAATATGCGTATGTCCCACCTTCCTTGTCTGTTCATGATCATGTAATAGCAGCATTTGCACATGGGGAAAATATTGATGAATGTTTTGAACTTCAATATGATGTGCTTGCTTTCCCCCTTTCCTGCCTGTTTCTCAGCTTGAAACAGAGCTGGTACCCTAAGCACTAGCTGCCATGGATCACAGACCACATTTAGGAACTGCTGTTACAGAAAATGGGGTGACTGAGGTGGTACATTTAATCCCTTCCTTAATCATTTGTAGGTAGCCTTAGGAGAGAGTTAAATGGAGGTTAGGCACTCATTGCATGGGGCTTAGGCATGTGTTTAATAGACACAGGGCATTAATTAAAGAGGGGAGATTGCCTCAAGTGCTTCAGTTTCCTTCTTACCTCATTAGAGGAATCAAGGAGGGTAAAGCTGCATAGGGGCTTTAGGCCAGGATAAGCAGGCTAAACATGCTAGTGAGTAAAGGTACTTTGGTGGTGTGGCCAGAATGAGCAAGGCTTAGTTTTCAGTAAGACCAATAGGAGCACTGAGGAGCCAGAGTGGCTGTGGTGGTTGATGTAAAAGtagattcccctcccccaaaccactCTTCTTCTGACCCAACTGTTACATTGCAAAGATAGGGACTAGATTCAGTGACAGTTCAGTGTAGGAGGAGGACGCAAGCCTGAGAGGATGGCTGCAGCGTTTAAGGAGTTAGACTTCAGAGGACCTAACTTGCCACTAGAGGACCAGTCAGAAGTCCAGCTCCTGCAAAAGATAGACTAGCCCCATTCCCCTGAGAATTACAGGGAAACTGCTACAACCTGCAGGAGAGAAGCTTCAGTAGAACAGCGATGAAAGGTGGCCGCCCTGCTCTGTAGGGACCACTCTTTCTTTTAGTGGAGTGTAGCTCTCTGACCCCACTGTGGTCGTCCAATCATACAAAGCCACACCCAACTTTAAGCTTAAAAACTTCCTTAATTCTCTTACGACTGTGGTAACACCCTaggctcctggtccatgactagcaCTTctatgtgctaggcactgtacaaacagagcatTACTGTatgctctccagggcagggacgtAATCTAAAAGAGAAGGTGAGACAATAGATGGAGCCAGGACTTGAAAAAGGGGGTAGCTCTTATTGAGGTCTGCTGTAGAGAATAGCCACACAGGGCTCTGATTGTGTTGATACCTAGCCCTGGTGGGTAAAACACCAGCGGACTGAGCTGTTGTCCCCCTCTTCTTTCAGAAGCGGCAGTAACGGTACCCCAAAAGCTAGGAGGAAACAAGTCTTGCAGTTCTGGGAGTCATTGTCAGCAACAAGGTGCCCTCCCTGGAACCTGCCTCTGGCTTTCTTCCAGTCCCCAAGACGAACTGACACAGTGGCCAAGCCTGTGATTCAGCTCTAGATTcatttagggcaggggtggccaatgTGTGGTCCGGAGCCAtgtgtggctccttgtataggcaccgactcggGGGCTGGAGCTACGGGTGCTAACTTTCCAACATGCCATGGGGTGCttgctgctcaacccctggctctgccacaggccctgccccctccccatagcctgccatgcccttgctcctccccctccgaGTCTCCTACATGCCATGAAatagctgatcaggaggtgtggggatggagggggaggcactgatcagtggggctgctggtgggtgggaggtgctgggagctgaTGTGGAGCTGCTGACATTACTGTGGGTCTTTGGCAAggtacactggtaaattctggctccttctcaggctcaggttggccacctgggcggggtgtgtgtgtgtgtgtttattagcATAAGAGCCTAAGACTCATCTGCAAGCAGAGGCAGCATTGTGTTTAAGATACTTCCTAGgtctttaaaagcaacaaagaatctgttagtctataaggtgccacaggattctttgttgcttttacagatccagactaacacggctacccctctgataccttcctAGGTCTTTGTTCTGCATGCACGTTCACCACTATTTCAACACTGAAATTAGGTCACCCTAATGAAAGAGCAGCAAAGAGGCCAGGCAGACCCCAAGCATTGTAAGCAGTGGGTCATGCCTGCTGTTTAAGGGCACAGCAGCCACTAGCATTCAGTCTTAcacacagggctgctggaggCTGATGGCACACTCTTGCCTGTGGTAGCACATCAGAGTGACTTCTTCAAGAACAAGAGCAGGCCTACATCTAATGAATGAGGGCTTGGCCACAGGAGCCAGTTgtcagtggctgtggtgggaCTTGCACCTGCTGTCAATAGAGATGAATGCCCTGGAGTTCAGACTCCATGCAGGCATGTAAGTTGTATTAAGTTTATATTCTTGTGCAAGTCTTTATCCTAGCACATTAGGCAAGTGCTTTAGTCACCTTTGCTATCTGTCCTCACCCCAGTGGTTGAAACAACCTCTGTCCCAGCTCGGACATGATTACTCCCCAGGCAGCCGGGGTAGGGAAGACCAATGTGTTCAGCTCAAGTGACTTCGTTGCTCAAGTTGCTTCTTTGATGCCTGTGCTGTAAAGCTTTGTCAGTATCTGCACAGGGCACCTTGTCATGCTTGGAAGCTGCTCTTTTGTCACAGAGAGAGACCTAGACACACAGCAgaagcctcctgcccctcccaaGACTAGATTTGCTGCATGCATGAGTCCTGCATGGAGCTCTAGTTATACCTCCAAccaggcagcctgcaggaggctACTTCTCCAGCTGAGCAGGCAGAAGCAGTGCCGGAGAGAATCAGAGGGAGCCACGCTGCTGTTAGAGTATTACTATCACAGGCTTTCAGTGAGACGGGGAAGCTTCTCTGATCAAGTCTGCTTACCACTGTCCTGTCACTGCTGCAAAACACTAGTCAGCCCAGGTTGAGGCTAGCCTCGAGGTGGGTGTAACCTCTCTGAAAACTCCACAGCACAAGAAAGGAGGTAGAAGGGATGCAGAGGAGAGCATTGTGTTCTTCCAGCCTAGAAGAGGTGGTGTGAAAACCAGTGAGATGGGAGGACTCCTCACCAGAGCCAGGGCATCATGGTACATTTTGTCCATGCAGGCATTTCTGGTGCCCCAGTTGCCACAGTGTCAAGAGGCCAATGTGATGCTTCTGAATTTACAAGTGTCACTGTTGGAtggcagagagctgctggattaCATCAGAGGCCCTCCCCGCCGAATGGGTAACAAGGCTTTGCCAAATGAAGCGCTCATTGGAGTGGTAATAGAAACATCCATTTATTAGGAAAAACAACCTTATAAATAGTAAAATGTGGGATTGTTAAATTACAAAATTTCCACTTCTCAGGCTCAAGGGATCTCAGAGCTGGGAAAAatgaatggattttaaaaaaagggcCCACTTCTAAACAGAACCATAAGCATTAACTGTACATTTATTACATGGCAGCAACTTTGAGGCACTATAGGTCCTTTTAAGACACACAAACTGCCCCCCATGAACTAAGACAAAGCGATGCCAACACCCAAATGAGTTTCCAGCAGGCATTCTGGTAGGAGAGACCAGGTATGGATAGAAATTAGTACCGTTCTCTTCAAAGATCTAAAATACAGGTCTGATTATAGGAAGGTTCACAGAATGAGGTGCACTATCCACTGGTGTTCAACAAAGGGGAATTAATCCATCTGATCCCAGATTAGGACATTTGTCTCCCAGAAATGGCAGTGTGCAGTTCATCATCAAAAGGACACGGGCCTATTTATATTTCACTCACCAGCTATCCTAGAACAGAGCCACTCTGTCATTTTAGGTTCCCACTTCTGTTCACATAGAGGACATGGCCTCCTTAAAAAGGTGCACGTGACCCTAGCAATAGATTGGTATATGATCAGTGTAACCCCAGCAGGGCAGATCTGGGCAGGGGTTTGCACACACACTTCCCACATATGAACTTgggtttaaatttttttttttttttttttttttttaagaatagtcCTGGTTCCCCCCACGTCTAGATGAAGCCAAGTGCTAGGTATTAAAGTTGCTTCTTAAATTTAAGGAGGAGGGGTTCTTAATAGCAAATGTTTTCAAGAAGAATAATTTCCAGTAAGTGAATTCCTAACCCTGCCAGTCACAGTCGTGACAGTTCAATTCCCTGAAAAGCAATTTAAGCAGCCAATTGGAATCTATTTCAATTTTTGATCCACTCCAAGGTGGATCATAGTCCTTTTAAGACACAAATAAAGAGGTTCCCCCTCCCAGAAGCAGTACAAGTAGCAGCACTTTAATTTCATTTTAGCCACTTCCTTGGGGATTATTAAATTACAGGCAGGTAGGTACCAGAAAATAGCTCAttaattctccctccctccctttcataCAAAATTCCtgagattccccccaccccacctaagTTTTAACCAAAATAAACTTTGGTAACTTTCAAAATGTCAGAGCAGAAGGAGATGTCCAGCTGACTTCCCAGTCTGCTCTTCTCCTCGGAGGCTTGGGAGCCGTTCATCTTTTTACTTAGGCCAAGAGTCACTAGAGCAGAGTCATGATACGCAGAGCCGTTCTCTTCCCCTCCTTGCCCTCGTTCATAGGTGAGAGGACGAGCTGGACTCCAGCCTCCATCTTGCAGCACTGGTAGGAACTCTCAGGAGTCCTGGTTGTTTCCTGTCACATCATTCCCACAGCACCGATACAGATGCTAGTCATGCATCAGAAACactggcagtggggcaggttggTGGACAGGAaccactgaatgacaaaagtatAGGGGCCTAATGGGAATAGAGAAGAACCAATATCCAACATCAACAGGGACAGGACAGCAGAAGTCAAGCACAGTTCAGCATCCCACCCCTCTCTGGTTCttgctttttccttccaaagCAACAGCTGGTCTTAGCTTCTCTGGTCCAGGTCTGTTGCTCTCTCTTGGCTCCAGATTGCAGAGACAATGAGTTTTTAAACCATCTCCCGTGACGCTGTCCTCTCAGCTCTCACCTACAGTTCATCGTCTGAGAGCATCAGCACTCTTTTCTCAATGTTTTTGCTTCTTTTTCTATTTTGCCCGTCAGCCTTGGGTGCCGGGTGTCCAATCTGCCCAGGAGCTTGTGTCCCTGCCTCCTGCATGGACTGCTGGGTGTACTGCTGGTATGTGGGGGAGAAGTTGTGGATGGCATCCTGGACAATGTCCTGAGGGCTCATTGTCTCCTTCAGCCCACTAGAGATGCTCTGCATTGGGGCCACGTTTGCTGAAAGCAGAGAGAATTGTTATGAGTGATCCACTTTTAAAAGGAAGTGCCTCGCTAGACAAGGGTgatgggagggcaggagggaccAGACAGAGGTCCTGAGCCTAGCGATGTATAAAACCTCTGGCCAACAGAAAGCGAGTCCCAATATGCAGCAATCAAAGCACACTGGACACGTTTGATTTTTGAGTGGTTACATTTTGATATGCTCTTGTAGAATTTGAGATGAGTGAGTGGGTAACGCGCAACAGAAAGGATTAAATCCATTGCTATCTAAATCCATCCACAGATTAAAAGTTCTGTGTCATTGTTAAATGGACAAGTAGAAATGTGGACCAAGAATTAAAGCTTAGTGCTTTTCTTCAAGCCATGAGCAAGTACAGCCTACATGGAAGCTAGCAGGCGGGTAGCATGCAGAAATATAGCACGGTCCAGATACAAAGGGTGAAACACCTTTTCCAACAAAGAGATAAAATCCATCTCCTTGCATGAGGCCCACACCAAGCCAACCTGCTCTGACTCTCAGGATCCCAGAGATCACAGGCAGGTCAATAGCCAGTGAGAGAGAAGGATGCTCCGAGCAGAGTAAAGCTCTCTCTAAGTTTCCTAGGGAGGCCATCCCTTGCAGGATGCACATCCCATGGCACCATTTAGGTGAAGGGTTTTGTTTGCCATTCCTGGGGGAGAGGAACAAAAGGCCAAACTAGTCCcttccccaactccgccccccccccccgcttttcaTTCTCTTGCACATTCAGCCTTTGGAGTTTGCAAAGGACCCAAGGCCACAGAGCACACAAAGGACCAGCCAGATACCTCCCCATTATAAAGAGTCCAATTCCTTGAAAACACTGCCACCTATACCACAGGACCCCAGGGCATGGAGACCCTGCTCCGACAGCAAGGGCTGGATGGGAAGTCTTCTAAGGCCATGCTGCTCCTCCATCAGCAATGCCAGTCCTTATTGGAATAACACAAGGCTTCCCTGTGTAGTAACACAGTGTAGTAACTGCAACATTCCCATCTCTGGAGACAGAGGCCAGTCATGGGATTTGAAGTGAAATTTGGTGCTTGGCAGGAGATAACTCACCAGCTTGGATGAAATATCCCTTATAAAGGGGATGCTATTACAGAGAACAACTGTCAGCATGATTACAGcagcacccggggggggggggcacactctATATCGGGCTCTGTTGTGAGCAGCAACCATGTCTTCATAACACAAAAGAGTGGGCAGCCCAGTTCAAGGCAAGAAGCCAGGACAATGAGCAGTGGGAGGGAACGGGAGGGGGCCTCCAGGACACATTTCAAGAGGTCAGCTACATGCACAACTTGACAGTTCTGAATCCTTTGACACTTTCCTGACAACATTAGCTGTAATATTGGCAATCCTCTGTCCCAGCAATCCCTCCTGAGAGGGCTCTTCCCTGCCATTAGCAGCTGCCT
The nucleotide sequence above comes from Mauremys reevesii isolate NIE-2019 linkage group 10, ASM1616193v1, whole genome shotgun sequence. Encoded proteins:
- the MAFK gene encoding transcription factor MafK isoform X1; translation: MRDPGSGPAPGWSAPGRGGPRALVVVPGTRTLREGGCEARPRHHSPAPRASPPPPPPPPRALLTGPVAISDQFCPGDCAQVMTTNPKPNKALKVKEESGENAPVLSDDELVSMSVRELNQHLRGLTKEEVIRLKQRRRTLKNRGYAASCRIKRVTQKEELERQRVELQQEVEKLARENSSMKLELDALRSKYEALQTFARTVARGPITPTKVATTSVITIVKSAEISSSSVPFSAAS
- the MAFK gene encoding transcription factor MafK isoform X2, whose translation is MTTNPKPNKALKVKEESGENAPVLSDDELVSMSVRELNQHLRGLTKEEVIRLKQRRRTLKNRGYAASCRIKRVTQKEELERQRVELQQEVEKLARENSSMKLELDALRSKYEALQTFARTVARGPITPTKVATTSVITIVKSAEISSSSVPFSAAS